A stretch of the Fusobacterium varium genome encodes the following:
- a CDS encoding putative methyltransferase — MIINEFETIIDLLKKDMKIIQRTDHFAFSLDSLLITEFASITKNINNIVDLGTGNGAIPLFLSKKTKAKITGIEIQEISSDLARRNIKLNNLENQITIINDDMKNWRKYFTTHTLDMVVSNPPFFKFNGNEELLNDLTQLTLARHEISITLDTLIETATGLLKDKGYFVLVHRVDRLIEIIELMKKHLIEPKRIQFCHSKTGKEGKILLVEGIKYGKPGLRVLPPLFTHDDNGQYSAEVLEMFK; from the coding sequence ATGATTATTAATGAATTTGAAACTATTATAGATCTTTTAAAAAAAGATATGAAGATAATCCAGAGAACTGACCACTTTGCTTTTTCTCTGGATTCACTTCTTATCACAGAATTTGCATCTATTACTAAAAATATCAATAATATTGTAGACTTAGGAACTGGAAATGGAGCTATTCCACTTTTCCTTTCAAAAAAAACAAAGGCAAAAATAACAGGAATTGAAATACAAGAAATATCAAGTGATCTTGCAAGAAGGAATATAAAACTTAATAATCTTGAAAATCAAATTACTATCATCAATGATGATATGAAAAACTGGAGAAAATATTTTACTACCCACACTTTAGATATGGTAGTATCTAATCCACCATTTTTTAAATTCAATGGCAATGAAGAACTTTTAAATGATCTTACACAATTGACATTAGCAAGGCATGAAATATCCATTACACTCGATACTCTTATAGAAACCGCTACTGGATTATTAAAAGATAAGGGATATTTTGTTCTTGTTCATAGAGTTGATAGACTCATTGAAATAATTGAGCTTATGAAAAAACATCTTATTGAGCCAAAAAGAATTCAATTCTGCCATTCCAAAACTGGCAAAGAAGGAAAAATATTATTAGTAGAAGGAATTAAATACGGTAAACCTGGACTTAGAGTGTTGCCTCCATTATTTACTCATGATGATAATGGACAATATTCTGCTGAAGTTTTAGAAATGTTCAAATAA
- a CDS encoding putative membrane protein translates to MNENRVLILANLVGKIALQSGAETYRVEDIINRICRHYGLNAQCFVSITCIITSVRNHKGELFCSVERVPNRTTNLNKVHSINQLVRDIKKYSFDEFAKNINIIDKEVPYKKYMYFLAYCFGAFSFALLFKGKFNDACCAFISGGLIFVISDFAAKLQSNSFFINTLGGFICTICSYLSYKMGFTDTVSYSIIGAIMLLVPGIALTNAIRDLVAGDLLSGISRAVEAFLVGAALAIGTGFALFILVRFGGI, encoded by the coding sequence ATGAATGAAAACAGGGTTCTCATACTGGCTAACTTAGTGGGAAAAATAGCATTACAAAGTGGTGCTGAAACTTATAGAGTAGAAGATATAATAAACAGAATATGCCGCCATTATGGATTGAATGCTCAATGTTTTGTTTCAATTACTTGTATTATTACTTCTGTAAGAAACCACAAGGGAGAACTTTTCTGTTCTGTAGAGAGAGTTCCTAACAGAACTACTAATTTAAATAAAGTACATAGTATAAACCAACTAGTAAGAGATATAAAAAAATATTCTTTTGATGAGTTTGCTAAAAATATAAATATAATAGATAAGGAAGTTCCTTATAAAAAATATATGTATTTTTTAGCCTACTGTTTTGGAGCTTTTTCTTTTGCACTTCTTTTTAAAGGAAAATTTAATGATGCCTGTTGTGCCTTTATAAGTGGAGGTCTTATATTTGTTATATCAGATTTTGCTGCAAAACTTCAATCAAATAGTTTTTTTATAAATACTTTAGGAGGATTTATTTGTACTATATGCTCCTATCTTTCATATAAAATGGGATTTACAGATACAGTTTCCTACTCCATTATTGGAGCTATCATGCTTCTTGTTCCTGGTATAGCTCTTACAAATGCAATAAGAGATTTAGTGGCAGGAGATCTTCTTTCTGGAATATCTCGTGCTGTAGAAGCTTTTCTTGTAGGGGCAGCTTTAGCCATAGGTACTGGATTTGCATTATTTATCCTTGTAAGATTTGGAGGTATATAA
- a CDS encoding putative membrane protein, with the protein MLLEILWAAASTFAFGIIFNLKGKKLFCASAGGALGWAVYIFFKYNGSSIPASFLYSSIAITIYSEIIARFLKTPVTSTLIASLIPLVPGSGVYFTMSYLVENKIEDAVAKGTETILITVAITVGIVFVSTFSQIYYKIRRYNKIKKKIDLRNSIKLKKQINKF; encoded by the coding sequence ATGTTGTTAGAAATTTTATGGGCTGCTGCAAGTACTTTCGCTTTTGGTATTATATTTAATCTTAAAGGAAAAAAATTATTCTGTGCAAGCGCTGGTGGAGCATTAGGCTGGGCTGTATATATCTTTTTTAAATACAATGGTAGTTCTATTCCAGCATCATTTTTATACTCTTCAATTGCAATTACCATATATTCTGAAATAATTGCAAGATTTTTGAAAACACCTGTTACATCTACCTTAATAGCCAGTCTTATCCCTTTGGTTCCTGGAAGTGGAGTATACTTTACAATGTCCTATCTTGTCGAAAATAAAATAGAGGATGCTGTAGCAAAAGGAACTGAAACCATTCTTATAACAGTTGCTATTACTGTAGGAATAGTATTTGTTTCCACTTTTTCTCAGATATATTATAAAATAAGAAGATATAATAAAATAAAGAAAAAAATAGATTTACGAAATTCTATAAAATTAAAAAAGCAAATAAATAAATTTTAA
- a CDS encoding putative signal transduction histidine kinase — translation MKKIFYKIFFIFVIITYMPLVIIYGFNSFYVNEYIKKKKAKELREITTFVNINSFSAEYKKRIEEKEEIKIDIVDLTSEKPKAYIFEYLNNRDLKIDIEHMKINESIVKFVKRTSLLNNIYIIKKVDKEKFIVISSLMVIPEVISHIILSAYFYVTALIIPVVFILTYFISKKMSRPIELLEEVSKKMSNLDFSKTIEFKSDDELTRLGKNINNMAQVLKNNIDELSLVNKQLKKELETNENLMKFEKDFMNSISHELKTPIAIINGYIEMLQDKIIKDPKEIEKIYSVMFGEGIYLNNMIKDLNSYHRYESNFFRIEKREIKIKEFIDGLLTKYQLDIEERKINLFVNIEDKIIVEDLGKLSIILNNLLTNAISYTDKRGIIEINYKNNNLRILNSAESISEEKFAQIFKPFYKLDSSRNRKYGGTGLGLSIVKNILELLQLKYSMKFEKNGNFVIFDIKFN, via the coding sequence ATGAAAAAAATTTTTTATAAAATATTTTTTATATTTGTTATTATTACATATATGCCCCTTGTTATAATATATGGGTTTAATAGTTTTTATGTCAATGAATATATTAAAAAGAAAAAAGCTAAAGAATTGAGAGAAATAACAACATTTGTAAATATAAATTCATTTTCAGCTGAATATAAGAAAAGAATAGAAGAGAAAGAAGAAATAAAAATAGATATTGTAGATTTAACAAGCGAGAAACCTAAAGCATATATTTTTGAATATCTTAATAATAGAGATTTAAAAATTGATATAGAGCATATGAAAATAAATGAGAGCATTGTAAAATTTGTAAAGAGAACAAGCCTTTTGAATAATATATATATTATAAAAAAAGTAGATAAAGAAAAATTTATTGTGATATCATCATTAATGGTAATACCAGAAGTGATAAGTCATATAATCTTATCTGCATATTTTTATGTAACAGCTCTTATTATACCAGTAGTATTTATTTTAACATATTTTATTTCAAAAAAGATGTCAAGACCTATAGAACTCTTAGAAGAAGTATCAAAAAAAATGTCAAATCTTGATTTTTCAAAAACAATTGAATTTAAAAGTGATGATGAACTTACAAGGCTTGGAAAAAATATAAATAATATGGCTCAAGTATTAAAAAATAATATAGATGAACTAAGCCTTGTAAATAAACAATTGAAAAAAGAACTTGAAACAAATGAAAATCTTATGAAATTTGAAAAAGATTTTATGAACTCAATAAGTCATGAACTTAAAACACCTATTGCTATTATAAATGGATATATAGAAATGCTTCAGGATAAAATAATTAAAGATCCCAAAGAAATAGAAAAAATATATTCAGTCATGTTTGGTGAAGGAATTTATCTTAATAATATGATAAAGGATTTAAACTCTTATCATAGATATGAGTCTAATTTCTTTAGAATAGAAAAAAGGGAGATAAAAATAAAAGAGTTTATAGATGGACTTTTAACTAAATATCAATTGGATATAGAAGAAAGAAAAATAAATTTATTTGTTAATATAGAAGATAAAATTATTGTAGAAGATTTAGGAAAGCTTTCAATTATATTAAATAATCTTTTAACTAATGCAATTTCATATACAGATAAGAGAGGAATAATAGAAATAAATTATAAAAATAATAATTTAAGAATACTAAATAGTGCAGAGTCTATTTCAGAAGAAAAATTTGCTCAAATATTTAAACCTTTTTATAAACTAGATTCTTCAAGAAATAGGAAATATGGAGGAACAGGTTTAGGTCTTTCTATTGTAAAAAATATTTTAGAACTTCTCCAGCTTAAATATAGTATGAAATTTGAAAAAAATGGTAATTTTGTAATATTTGATATAAAATTTAATTAA
- a CDS encoding putative DNA-binding response regulator: MKKILIVEDEKEIRNILKVYLLTAGYEVTEAADGEEAMKIFYEKPFDLVVLDIMLPKKDGWSICREIKEYSSVPVIIITARDNENDEVFGFEIGADDYITKPFSNKIFLARVKTILKNKSNININNEIEVGNIKINDISHSVSKGGKDLDLAPKEYEILMYFIKNKNIALSREKMLTEIWGYDYTGNDRIVDVHIKNLRKKIGEKYIKTIRSVGYKFEIK; this comes from the coding sequence GTGAAAAAGATTCTGATAGTAGAAGATGAAAAAGAAATAAGAAATATTTTAAAGGTATATTTGCTGACAGCAGGGTATGAAGTGACAGAAGCAGCAGATGGAGAAGAGGCAATGAAAATTTTTTATGAAAAACCCTTTGATCTTGTGGTATTAGATATAATGCTTCCTAAAAAAGATGGATGGAGTATATGTCGTGAAATAAAAGAATACAGCTCTGTTCCTGTGATAATTATAACTGCAAGAGATAATGAAAATGATGAGGTATTTGGTTTTGAGATAGGAGCAGATGATTATATAACAAAACCTTTCAGCAATAAAATATTTTTGGCGAGAGTAAAAACGATTTTAAAAAATAAAAGTAATATCAACATAAATAATGAAATAGAAGTCGGGAATATTAAAATAAATGATATTTCTCATAGTGTAAGTAAGGGAGGAAAGGATTTAGATCTTGCTCCTAAGGAATATGAAATTTTGATGTATTTTATAAAAAATAAAAATATAGCTTTAAGCAGAGAAAAAATGCTTACAGAAATATGGGGATATGATTATACAGGAAATGACAGAATAGTAGATGTTCATATAAAAAATCTTAGAAAAAAAATTGGAGAGAAATATATTAAAACTATAAGAAGTGTTGGATATAAATTTGAAATAAAATAG
- a CDS encoding putative membrane protein, translating to MKKSLLLVGAFLTVAAMAQAKEVVPAPVVVEEAPVKVVEKEVIVYRDKEEGFRPNGYVNLHYKYYGDAEELNYKNDGKSNNYGRVELKGKINMTENQSLEYRIRDYNSWNSTGNKEDKGMDGTQSRFRYFYNHGYLGDSKVNLTSRIHYQDNGHDDDSQELEYQARFNFAEYMFNNDFVKTTDFVVAPKYKYAWVSNNDDYDNQIGVDLYTMHEFPLGFSFEFNVYATQHFYGKDQQTGKNSTVDDNFGVDVEAYLYNTTNLYSNGKLNVDFYFEGGLDPYSWNSENVLAREYRTNNFDKSDAGLIGKTYEDTKYNLYAWPQIITSYNVTDSFKAYVSLGAEYANGYRYGSDSQDWRWQPVAVAGFTTTF from the coding sequence ATGAAAAAATCTTTATTATTAGTTGGTGCATTTTTAACAGTTGCAGCAATGGCACAAGCTAAAGAAGTTGTACCTGCTCCAGTTGTAGTTGAAGAGGCACCAGTAAAAGTAGTTGAAAAAGAAGTTATTGTCTACAGAGATAAGGAAGAAGGATTTAGACCAAATGGTTATGTAAATTTACATTACAAATATTATGGTGATGCAGAAGAGTTAAACTATAAAAATGATGGGAAAAGTAATAACTATGGAAGAGTTGAATTAAAAGGTAAAATTAATATGACAGAAAATCAGTCATTAGAGTACAGAATAAGAGATTATAATAGTTGGAATTCAACAGGAAACAAAGAAGATAAAGGAATGGATGGAACACAGTCAAGATTTAGATATTTCTATAATCATGGATATTTAGGAGATTCTAAGGTAAATCTTACTTCAAGAATTCACTATCAAGATAATGGACATGATGATGATTCTCAAGAATTAGAATATCAAGCAAGATTTAATTTTGCTGAATATATGTTCAATAACGATTTTGTAAAAACTACAGATTTTGTAGTAGCTCCAAAATATAAATATGCATGGGTTTCAAATAATGACGATTATGATAATCAAATAGGTGTAGACTTATATACAATGCATGAATTCCCATTAGGATTCTCATTTGAATTTAATGTATATGCAACTCAACATTTCTATGGTAAAGATCAACAAACAGGTAAAAATAGCACTGTAGATGATAACTTTGGAGTAGATGTAGAAGCATATTTATATAATACAACTAATCTATATTCAAATGGAAAACTTAATGTAGATTTTTATTTTGAAGGTGGATTAGATCCATATTCTTGGAATTCAGAAAATGTTCTTGCAAGAGAATATAGAACTAATAATTTTGATAAATCAGATGCTGGATTAATTGGAAAAACATATGAAGATACAAAATATAATTTATATGCTTGGCCTCAGATAATTACTTCATATAATGTAACTGATTCATTTAAAGCTTATGTATCTCTAGGAGCTGAATATGCAAATGGATATAGATATGGAAGTGATTCTCAGGATTGGAGATGGCAGCCAGTTGCTGTAGCAGGATTTACAACTACATTCTAA
- a CDS encoding putative transposase — protein sequence MQKPTNNNIFFQLNQPKLFNFLQYEISDNDPVRKLSSILEGLDFSSLMQVFSYKTKVHPIRMFSIIVYAYSRNLTSTRDIEMACHENIKFRFLLQDSKIPDHSTISRFLVKTEDILPDLFEQFVEKIFEMENISTETIYIDGTKIEAYANKYTFVWKKSIEKYRTRLDEKILELISNFNDDFNLQYDNFLEIYSYLSNLNFQIVKGRGKRKSKEQKYLELCAEYLEKYQKYSNHFKNLNGRNSYSKTDIDATFMRMKDDHMRNGQLKPGYNLQIGVISEYISSYEIFSNPSDSKTLIPFLEKISSQNLEIKNIVADAGYESISNYEYLEKMDYTSYIKPIYFEKSKIRKFKNDLNRVENLIYNHSENKLFRKDGLELEFLYSNKNNTVQYFWNPETNKKIKYNARFRILSNKSKENVSSNYGKQLRMNRSIQVEGAFAVLKEDMKLRKLKVRSKKSVLREICLFCIAYNFNRYLSRNINNRLGTTLHSLKVA from the coding sequence ATGCAAAAACCAACTAATAATAACATTTTTTTTCAATTAAATCAACCTAAACTTTTTAACTTTTTACAATATGAAATTTCTGATAATGATCCTGTAAGAAAACTTAGCTCAATATTGGAGGGATTAGATTTTAGTAGTTTAATGCAAGTATTTTCTTACAAAACAAAGGTACATCCTATCAGAATGTTTTCTATCATTGTTTATGCCTATTCGCGCAATTTAACTTCTACTAGAGATATAGAAATGGCTTGCCATGAAAATATTAAATTTAGGTTTCTTTTACAAGATTCTAAAATTCCTGATCACTCTACTATTTCTAGATTCTTAGTAAAAACTGAAGATATTCTTCCAGATCTATTTGAACAATTCGTTGAAAAAATTTTTGAAATGGAAAATATTTCCACTGAAACAATATATATTGATGGCACTAAAATTGAAGCATATGCTAATAAATATACATTTGTTTGGAAAAAATCTATTGAGAAATATAGAACTAGATTAGATGAAAAAATTCTTGAATTAATTTCAAATTTTAATGATGATTTCAACTTACAATATGACAACTTCCTTGAAATATATTCATATCTTTCTAATTTGAATTTTCAAATAGTCAAAGGTAGAGGAAAGAGAAAATCTAAAGAGCAAAAGTATTTAGAATTATGCGCAGAATACTTAGAAAAGTATCAAAAATATTCTAATCATTTTAAAAATCTTAATGGTAGAAATAGCTATTCAAAAACTGATATAGATGCTACTTTTATGAGAATGAAAGATGACCATATGAGAAATGGTCAATTAAAACCTGGATATAATCTACAAATAGGAGTGATTAGTGAATATATTTCTTCATATGAAATTTTTTCTAACCCTTCTGATTCTAAAACTTTGATTCCATTTTTAGAGAAAATTTCATCTCAAAATTTAGAAATTAAAAATATTGTAGCTGATGCAGGATATGAAAGTATTTCAAATTATGAATATTTGGAAAAAATGGACTATACTTCATACATAAAACCAATATATTTTGAAAAATCTAAAATCAGAAAGTTTAAAAATGATTTAAACAGAGTAGAAAATTTAATATATAATCATTCTGAAAATAAGCTATTTAGAAAAGATGGATTAGAATTAGAATTTCTATACTCTAACAAAAATAATACAGTTCAATATTTTTGGAATCCTGAAACTAACAAAAAAATTAAGTACAATGCGAGATTTAGAATTTTATCAAATAAATCAAAAGAGAATGTATCAAGCAATTATGGAAAACAATTAAGAATGAACAGAAGTATTCAAGTAGAAGGTGCTTTTGCAGTTTTGAAAGAAGATATGAAATTGCGAAAATTAAAAGTTCGAAGTAAAAAAAGTGTTTTAAGAGAAATATGTTTGTTTTGTATCGCTTACAACTTCAACAGATATCTAAGCAGAAATATAAATAATCGCTTAGGAACAACACTTCACTCATTAAAAGTAGCTTAG
- a CDS encoding putative transcriptional regulator, which produces MKYEHKLEKEMMCPIEYGLDIFGGKWKSRIICVLSVKECMRYNEIRKELGNITDAVLAAMLKELIEADMIDRKQYNEIPPKVEYSLTIKGKSVLPILQSICIWSRNHNEENIEKKLPACKTCPHLN; this is translated from the coding sequence ATGAAGTATGAACATAAACTTGAAAAAGAAATGATGTGTCCAATAGAATATGGGCTTGATATATTTGGAGGAAAATGGAAATCAAGAATTATCTGTGTCCTTTCTGTTAAAGAATGTATGAGATATAATGAAATAAGAAAAGAATTGGGAAATATTACAGATGCAGTTCTTGCTGCTATGTTAAAAGAGTTGATAGAAGCAGATATGATAGATAGAAAGCAATATAATGAAATTCCTCCAAAAGTGGAGTATTCTTTAACAATAAAGGGAAAATCAGTACTTCCTATATTACAAAGCATTTGTATATGGTCAAGAAATCACAATGAAGAAAATATAGAAAAAAAATTACCAGCCTGTAAAACATGTCCCCATTTAAATTAA
- a CDS encoding putative transposase — protein sequence MFFFYDRDLLTKLAYAVNDVFKYQFHNIKAKNQRIHKISKYSSKYFTNSDIIHYGLITVIHTFGRDLKWNPHIHAIVTLGGFNKNFQFLEKKYFHVNSIAGQWKKMVIDIVKSGNYDKPEIKAKAYAAANYLYRKNTRFFFNVAKNDLNNNIHAIKYIGRYLSRAPIAEYKIIDFYDNKVTFYYESLADDKQRIELTLDAETFLSKLIIHIPPKHFKMIRRFGIYSRNIKSELKNIMKFMRKYVSKYSNFTFYQLEIWKTFGVNPFYCFKCNTRMKVKKISYFNIHTGSICWKEYR from the coding sequence ATGTTTTTCTTCTATGATAGAGACCTTTTAACTAAGCTTGCTTATGCTGTTAATGATGTTTTTAAATATCAATTTCATAACATTAAAGCAAAAAATCAAAGAATTCATAAAATTTCAAAATATTCCTCTAAATACTTTACTAACTCAGATATCATTCATTATGGATTGATTACTGTTATTCATACCTTTGGGCGCGATCTTAAATGGAACCCTCATATTCATGCTATTGTTACTTTAGGTGGATTCAATAAAAACTTCCAATTTCTTGAAAAAAAATATTTTCATGTCAATTCCATTGCTGGACAATGGAAAAAAATGGTTATTGATATTGTTAAATCTGGAAATTATGACAAGCCTGAAATTAAAGCTAAAGCTTATGCTGCTGCTAACTACCTTTATCGCAAAAATACAAGATTCTTTTTCAATGTTGCAAAAAATGATTTAAATAATAATATTCATGCAATTAAATATATTGGCAGATATCTATCAAGAGCTCCTATCGCAGAATATAAAATTATTGATTTCTATGATAATAAGGTTACTTTCTATTATGAAAGTCTTGCTGATGATAAACAAAGAATTGAACTTACTTTAGATGCGGAAACATTTCTTTCCAAATTAATTATTCACATTCCCCCTAAACATTTCAAAATGATTAGGCGCTTTGGAATCTATTCTAGAAATATTAAATCAGAACTTAAAAACATCATGAAATTCATGAGAAAATATGTCTCTAAATATTCCAATTTTACTTTTTATCAACTTGAAATATGGAAAACTTTTGGAGTAAATCCTTTTTATTGTTTTAAATGTAATACCAGAATGAAAGTTAAAAAAATATCATATTTTAATATACATACAGGCTCCATTTGCTGGAAAGAATATCGCTAA
- a CDS encoding putative ATP-dependent endonuclease yields the protein MYLKKLKIVNWQCIEYTKVDFENLMLFIGPANNGKSSIMSSIMFFLGYRNLRTKDIRNQNIPLELEGSFSNFSRKTFNELKDYIYNKELKIRIIKYPNHEIQYKIGKNRDWTEINYNTYINIVSNIPILFIPPFAENEQAEYFITSFLNILKKRNIDEKFVLKEMKNLSDTLTAEYVSKGLYRSLLFELFRALATESKKIETSIIGNTMIFFEEPELYLHPQAEKELYDCFIALSKLGLQLYISTHSSNFISLKHYKSICIIRNADNGSRAFQFKGNLFSGDEVKYFNMNYWINPDRSELFFAKKVILVEGQTDKIVLGYLSKKLGIYKYDYSILECGSKSIIPQFIKLLNAFKLPYVAIYDKDNHFWRTELEIENSNLKNHSIQKSINYDFGDFIEFDNDIEEELYSEKRERKNYKNKPFNALKTVSEENYAVPAQLEQKIRKIFS from the coding sequence ATGTATTTGAAAAAATTAAAAATTGTCAATTGGCAGTGTATAGAATATACAAAAGTTGATTTTGAGAATCTTATGCTTTTTATAGGACCAGCTAATAATGGAAAATCCAGTATTATGTCTTCTATAATGTTTTTTTTAGGCTATCGTAATTTAAGAACAAAAGATATACGGAATCAAAATATTCCCTTAGAACTAGAAGGAAGCTTTTCTAATTTTTCTAGAAAAACATTTAATGAATTAAAAGACTATATATATAACAAGGAATTAAAAATAAGAATAATTAAATATCCCAATCATGAAATTCAATATAAAATAGGTAAAAATAGGGACTGGACTGAAATAAATTATAATACATATATAAATATTGTTTCTAATATTCCCATTCTTTTTATTCCACCTTTCGCAGAAAATGAGCAGGCAGAATATTTTATCACTTCTTTTTTAAATATATTGAAAAAAAGAAATATAGATGAAAAATTTGTATTAAAAGAAATGAAAAATTTATCTGATACTTTAACAGCTGAATATGTGAGTAAAGGTTTATATAGATCCTTATTATTTGAGTTATTTAGAGCATTAGCTACAGAATCTAAAAAAATTGAAACAAGTATTATAGGAAATACTATGATATTTTTTGAAGAACCAGAATTATATCTTCATCCACAAGCTGAAAAAGAATTATATGATTGTTTCATTGCATTAAGTAAATTAGGACTGCAATTATATATTTCTACTCATTCAAGTAATTTTATAAGTTTAAAACACTATAAATCCATATGTATTATAAGAAATGCTGACAATGGAAGCAGAGCTTTTCAATTTAAAGGAAACCTTTTCTCTGGAGATGAAGTAAAATATTTTAATATGAACTACTGGATAAATCCTGATCGAAGTGAACTCTTCTTTGCTAAAAAAGTCATTTTAGTAGAAGGTCAAACAGACAAAATAGTTCTTGGATATCTTTCTAAAAAATTAGGAATTTACAAATATGATTATTCTATTCTTGAATGCGGTAGTAAAAGTATCATCCCACAATTTATAAAGCTTTTAAATGCTTTTAAATTGCCATATGTTGCTATTTATGATAAAGATAATCATTTTTGGAGAACTGAATTAGAAATAGAAAATTCAAATTTAAAAAATCACTCTATCCAGAAAAGTATCAATTATGACTTTGGTGATTTTATTGAATTTGATAATGACATAGAAGAAGAGCTTTATAGTGAAAAAAGAGAAAGAAAAAATTATAAAAATAAACCTTTTAATGCACTTAAAACAGTTTCAGAAGAAAACTATGCAGTACCAGCTCAATTAGAACAGAAAATAAGAAAAATATTTAGTTAA